The Candidatus Hydrogenedentota bacterium genome includes a window with the following:
- the rfbD gene encoding dTDP-4-dehydrorhamnose reductase gives MRTLIFGCRGQLGRDLLRVFERAGEAQGHDLPELDIADEVALQPIVEQFGPDLLINAAAYTNVDGAEDDMAGAFLSNETGARNVAELAAHHNIPVVYFSTDYVFDGTKRTPYTPSDPLAPLGVYGKSKAAGEHATAVANPRHFILRTAWLYGPGGNNFVEKVLQAAASRPELKVVEDEVGSPTHTLDLAEATLALARTHAYGIYHAVNRGACSRYEFARAFLEMGGVHTPVRPCASAEYPSRAERPLYSVLDPSALEAASGYSMRPWREALAHYLERRNGTG, from the coding sequence ATGCGCACACTGATATTTGGATGCCGGGGACAGCTGGGCCGCGATCTTTTGCGGGTTTTTGAGCGGGCGGGGGAAGCGCAGGGCCATGATCTGCCGGAGTTGGATATTGCGGACGAGGTGGCGCTACAGCCGATCGTGGAGCAGTTTGGTCCGGATCTCCTGATCAATGCCGCGGCGTATACCAATGTGGACGGCGCGGAAGACGACATGGCGGGGGCCTTCCTTTCGAACGAAACGGGCGCGCGGAACGTGGCGGAGCTGGCCGCGCACCACAATATACCGGTGGTGTATTTCAGCACGGACTATGTGTTTGACGGGACGAAACGCACCCCTTACACGCCGTCGGACCCCCTGGCGCCGCTGGGGGTGTATGGCAAATCCAAGGCGGCGGGGGAGCACGCTACGGCGGTGGCGAACCCGCGCCACTTCATCCTGCGGACGGCATGGTTGTATGGCCCCGGGGGGAACAACTTTGTGGAGAAGGTGTTGCAGGCGGCGGCATCGCGCCCGGAGTTGAAGGTGGTCGAGGATGAGGTGGGTTCCCCGACGCACACGCTGGACCTCGCGGAAGCGACGCTGGCGCTCGCCAGGACGCACGCCTACGGCATCTACCACGCGGTGAACCGCGGCGCGTGCAGCCGCTACGAATTTGCGCGCGCGTTTCTGGAGATGGGGGGCGTGCATACGCCGGTGCGGCCCTGCGCCTCCGCGGAGTATCCGTCCCGGGCCGAAAGGCCGTTGTATTCGGTGCTGGATCCCTCCGCGCTGGAGGCGGCGAGCGGCTACTCGATGCGGCCCTGGCGCGAGGCCCTGGCGCACTACCTGGAGCGCCGGAACGGGACCGGCTGA